A window of Sebastes umbrosus isolate fSebUmb1 chromosome 3, fSebUmb1.pri, whole genome shotgun sequence contains these coding sequences:
- the LOC119485292 gene encoding polyunsaturated fatty acid lipoxygenase ALOX15B-like, with protein sequence MVTYKVTVSTANITHATTLNNVFIKLVGTDGESEHKWLMGLKGASSFIAGVVSSFKVSCSVSIGKLVLIEIDKQPLPLMPEDSWFPDKVVVKSPEGDTYNFPIYRWITGSEVHRFREGTALTVFEDDHHLGRYSRQQELIQREKDYRWSVYAEGIPHCIKSKDPLSLPCEVQFSYTKSTEFFFTASTGLTELKLKGLTSCKEKWTDIGHIGRVFCGKRTDISDYVKEHWKEDAFFGYQFLNGVNPILIRRCSALPSNFPVPNDHVYIRGQSNLEDEMKKGNIFLCDYKSLDGIKPNVINGKKQYLMAPLVLLHKTPDDKLMPIAIQLKQTPAADNPIFFPTDSEYDWLMAKIFVRNADFNEHELNVHLLRTHLLTEVFAVSLLRNMPMVHPLYKLLVPHTRYTLQINFLARRLLISDGGFFEKFVASGGEDMMPFLKKSLSSVTYSSLCIPEDIAERGMEDVPNFYYRDDGLKLWDIIHRFVQGVLSVYYKNDADVKNDSELQKWISDIFEHGFLSQEFSGIPQSFTTVAALVKFVTMVIFTGSAQHSAVNTGQYDYGGWMPNTPISLQLPPPTTKGTASEARMLETFPDVNTTVQGMSTLWLLSKQSSDFVALGQYPEDHFSEEIPCKVIKAFQGDLQVLGAVIKARNEGMAVPYTYMDPAKVENSVAI encoded by the exons ATGGTGACTTATAAAGTGACCGTATCCACTGCAAATATCACTCATGCCACCACTTTAAACAACGTCTTCATTAAGCTGGTGGGCACAGATGGGGAGAGTGAACATAAGTGGCTCATGGGCTTAAAAGGAGCTTCATCCTTCATCGCCGGAGTA GTGTCTAGTTTTAAGGTGTCCTGCTCTGTATCCATTGGAAAACTGGTCCTGATAGAGATAGACAAACAACCTCTCCCACTAATGCCAGAAGACTCTTGGTTCCCAGACAAGGTGGTGGTGAAATCCCCTGAGGGAGACACCTACAACTTTCCCATCTACCGCTGGATCACTGGCAGCGAGGTGCACCGTTTCAGAGAGGGAACAG ctCTGACAGTCTTCGAAGACGATCATCATCTTGGTAGGTACAGTCGCCAGCAGGAGTTGATTCAACGAGAGAAGGACTATCG GTGGTCTGTGTATGCAGAGGGAATACCCCACTGCATAAAGTCAAAAGACCCTCTTTCTCTGCCTTGTGAGGTCCAGTTCTCCTACACCAAGTCCACAGAGTTTTTCTTCACTGCATCCACTGG GCTGACTGAGCTGAAACTGAAGGGACTGACTAGTTGCAAGGAGAAGTGGACTGACATTGGTCATATCGGTCGGGTGTTCTGTGGTAAACGGACTGACATATCAG aCTATGTCAAGGAACATTGGAAGGAGGACGCTTTTTTTGGCTACCAGTTTCTGAATGGTGTCAACCCCATTTTGATCCGACGTTGTTCAGCTCTGCCCAGTAACTTTCCTGTCCCTAACGACCACGTATACATCCGTGGTCAGAGTAACTTGGAAGATGAAATGAAG AAAGGAAACATATTCCTGTGTGACTACAAGAGTTTGGATGGAATAAAACCAAACGTCATCAATGGGAAGAAGCAGTACCTGATGGCTCCCCTGGTCCTGCTCCACAAAACACCTGATGATAAACTGATGCCAATTGCTATTCAG ctgaaGCAGACTCCAGCAGCTGACAACCCCATCTTCTTTCCTACTGATTCTGAGTACGACTGGTTGATGGCCAAGATTTTTGTGAGAAATGCAGATTTCAATGAACATGAACTCAATGTTCACCTGCTGCGCACTCATCTGCTGACTGAAGTTTTTGCCGTGTCACTGCTGCGCAACATGCCCATGGTGCATCCCCTGTACAAG CTCCTAGTACCTCACACTCGCTACACGCTGCAGATCAACTTCTTAGCTCGACGTCTTCTAATATCTGATGGTGGATTTTTCGAAAAG TTTGTAGCTTCTGGTGGAGAGGATATGATGCCATTTCTGAAGAAATCACTGTCCTCAGTGACCTACAGCTCCCTCTGCATACCAGAGGACATTGCTGAGCGTGGGATGGAGGATGTGCCGAACTTCTACTACAGGGATGATGGACTCAAGCTTTGGGATATCATCCACAG GTTTGTGCAGGGAGTGCTCAGTGTCTACTACAAGAATGACGCTGATGTCAAGAATGACTCCGAACTGCAGAAGTGGATTTCGGACATTTTTGAACATGGATTCCTTTCCCAAG AATTCTCAGGAATTCCTCAGAGCTTTACCACCGTGGCTGCGTTGGTCAAGTTTGTCACCATGGTGATCTTCACTGGCTCAGCACAGCACTCGGCTGTGAACACTGGACAG TATGACTATGGTGGCTGGATGCCCAACACTCCCATCTCCCTGCAACTTCCTCCACCAACCACAAAGGGGACAGCAAGTGAGGCCAGGATGCTAGAGACGTTTCCTGACGTCAACACAACAGTCCAGGGAATGTCCACCCTGTGGCTACTCAGCAAGCAGTCCTCTGACTTC GTCGCTCTCGGCCAGTACCCAGAAGACCATTTCAGTGAGGAGATTCCCTGCAAGGTGATAAAGGCTTTTCAAGGAGACCTTCAAGTGTTAGGTGCGGTCATCAAAGCCAGAAACGAGGGTATGGCGGTCCCATACACATACATGGATCCAGCGAAGGTAGAAAATAGTGTGGCCATTTGA
- the LOC119485289 gene encoding polyunsaturated fatty acid lipoxygenase ALOX15B-like isoform X2, translated as MVDYEVTVSTANLAAASTFHNVFIKLVGTDGESDRKWLISLKGALSFSRGAVSTFTVYCPVSIGKLVLIELNKQHLPLFPKDNWFPTKVVVKSPEGDIYSFPVYRWITDREVHRFREGTALTVFEDNHHLGRYSREQELNQREQDYRWDVYAEGIPHCIKTEGPLSLPCEVRFSFTKTTEFLYTASTGLTELQLKGLANCKKNWPDIDSISRVFCCKRTDISDYVQDHWKEDAFFAYQFLNGVNPILIQRCSALPSNFPVTNDMVFIRGQSSLADEMQNGNIFLCDYKSLDGIKPNTINGKKQYLMAPLVLLHKTPDDKLMPIAIQLKQTPAADNPIFFPTDSEYDWLMAKIFVRSADFNEHQLNVHLLRTHLLAEVFAVSLLRNVPMVHPLYKLLIPHIRYTLQINFLARLVLISDSGVFTKFAAAGGEDMTPFLKKSLSSLTYSSLCIGEDIAERGLEDVPNFYYRDDGIKLWDIISRFVQGVLSVYYKNDAEVNKDSELQKWISDIFEHGFLSQAGTGIPQSFTTVAALVKFVTMVIFTGSAQHSAVNTGQYDYGGWMPNTPISLQLPPPTTKGTTSEATMLKTFPDINTTVQGMSTLWLLSKQSSDFVALGQYPEDHFSEEIPRKLIKDFQGELEVLSAAIKVRNKSLDVPYTYMDPMEVENSVAI; from the exons atggtggattATGAAGTGACCGTATCCACTGCCAATCTTGCCGCTGCCTCCACTTTTCACAATGTCTTCATTAAACTTGTGGGCACAGATGGGGAGAGCGACCGCAAGTGGCTCATAAGCCTCAAAGGGGCTTTGTCCTTCAGCAGAGGAGCA GTGTCTACATTTACCGTGTACTGCCCTGTCTCCATTGGAAAGCTGGTCCTGATAGAGCTAAACAAACAGCACCTCCCACTGTTCCCAAAAGACAATTGGTTCCCAACCAAGGTGGTAGTGAAATCCCCTGAGGGAGACATCTACAGCTTTCCCGTCTACCGCTGGATCACTGACCGTGAGGTGCATCGCTTCAGAGAGGGAACAG ctCTGACAGTCTTTGAAGACAATCATCATCTGGGTAGGTACAGTCGAGAGCAGGAGTTGAATCAGCGAGAGCAAGACTATCG CTGGGATGTGTATGCAGAGGGAATACCCCACTGCATAAAGACAGAAGGCCCACTTTCTCTGCCTTGTGAGGTCCGCTTCTCCTTCACCAAGACCACAGAGTTTCTCTACACTGCATCCACTGG GCTGACTGAGCTGCAACTGAAGGGACTGGCTAATTGCAAGAAGAACTGGCCTGATATTGACTCTATCAGTCGGGTGTTCTGCTGTAAACGGACTGACATATCAG ACTATGTCCAGGATCATTGGAAGGAGGACGCTTTTTTCGCCTACCAGTTTCTGAATGGTGTCAACCCCATTTTGATCCAACGTTGTTCAGCTCTGCCCAGTAACTTTCCTGTTACTAACGACATGGTCTTCATCCGTGGTCAGAGCAGCTTGGCAGATGAAATGCAG aATGGAAACATATTCCTGTGTGACTACAAGAGTTTGGATGGAATAAAACCAAACACCATCAATGGGAAGAAGCAGTACCTGATGGCTCCCCTGGTCCTGCTCCACAAAACACCTGATGATAAACTGATGCCAATTGCTATTCAG CTGAAGCAGACTCCAGCAGCTGACAACCCCATCTTCTTTCCGACTGATTCTGAGTATGACTGGTTGATGGCCAAGATTTTCGTGAGAAGTGCAGATTTCAACGAGCATCAACTCAACGTTCACCTGCTGCGCACTCATCTGCTGGCTGAAGTTTTTGCTGTGTCACTGCTGCGCAACGTGCCCATGGTGCATCCCCTGTACAAG ctCCTGATACCTCACATTCGCTACACGCTGCAGATCAACTTCTTGGCTCGACTTGTTCTAATATCTGACAGTGGAGTTTTCACAAAG TTTGCAGCAGCCGGTGGAGAGGATATGACGCCATTTCTGAAGAAATCCCTGTCCTCACTGACCTACAGCTCCCTCTGCATAGGAGAGGACATTGCTGAGCGTGGGCTGGAGGATGTGCCGAACTTCTACTACAGGGATGATGGAATCAAGCTTTGGGATATCATCTCCAG GTTTGTGCAAGGAGTGCTCAGCGTCTACTACAAGAATGACGCTGAGGTCAACAAAGACTCCGAACTGCAAAAGTGGATTTCGGACATTTTTGAGCATGGATTCCTTTCCCAAGCAGGCACAG GAATTCCTCAGAGCTTTACCACCGTGGCTGCGTTGGTCAAGTTTGTCACCATGGTGATCTTCACTGGCTCAGCACAGCACTCGGCTGTGAACACTGGACAG TATGACTATGGTGGCTGGATGCCCAACACTCCCATCTCCCTGCAACTTCCTCCACCAACAACAAAGGGAACAACAAGTGAGGCCACGATGCTGAAGACGTTCCCTGACATCAACACAACAGTCCAGGGAATGTCCACATTGTGGCTACTCAGCAAGCAGTCATCTGACTTC GTCGCTCTCGGCCAGTACCCAGAAGACCATTTCAGTGAGGAGATTCCTCGCAAGCTGATAAAGGATTTTCAAGGAGAGCTTGAAGTGTTAAGTGCAGCCATCAAAGTCAGAAACAAGAGTCTGGATGTCCCATACACGTATATGGATCCAATGGAGGTAGAAAATAGTGTGGCCATTTGA
- the LOC119485290 gene encoding arachidonate 12-lipoxygenase, 12R-type-like encodes MLDYEVTVSTGYRTSATTFNNVFIKLVGTDGESERSWLFGFKGLLAFFSGAESSFTVSNPVSLGKLVLIELDKQRLLLFPEDNWFPTKVVVKSPEGDIYNFPVYRWNTDSEVHRFREGTALRVFEDDHALGRYDREQELKLRADDYRWDVYAEGIPHNIKTDGPLSLPAEVRFSFTKTTEFLFDVSTGITELQLKGLADSKENWPDIDALNRVFWFKRTDISDYVKEHWKDDAFFGYQYLNGVNPMLIRRCSTLPCNFPVTNDMVFIHGGSNLEDEIKNGNIFLLDYKSLDGIKANIINGKQQYLMAPLVLLHKTPDDKLMPIAIQLKQTPAADNPIFFPTDSEYDWLTAKIFVRSADFNEHQLNVHLLRTHLLAEVFAVSLLRNMPMVHPLYKLLIAHTRYTLQINFLARLVLISDSGVFSKFAASGGEDMMPFLKKSQNSLTYSSLCIRDDIAERGMEDVPNFYYRDDGIKLWDIISRYVKGMITFYYKNDDEVQKDSELQKWISDIFEHGFLSQAETGIPQSFATVPELVKFVTMVIFTGSAQHSAVNTGQYDYGGWMPNTPISLQRPPPTTKGTTSEATMLETFPDVATTVQGMSTLWLLSQQSSDFAPLGHCPEEHFSEETAVDMMREFQGQLKVLSAVIKVRNQKLEVPYTYLDPEEVENSVAI; translated from the exons ATGCTGGATTATGAAGTGACCGTATCCACTGGCTATCGCACCAGTGCCACCACTTTTAACAATGTCTTCATTAAGTTGGTGGGAACAGATGGCGAGAGCGAACGCAGTTGGCTCTTTGGCTTCAAAGGGCTTTTAGCCTTCTTCAGCGGAGCA GAGTCTAGTTTTACAGTGTCCAACCCCGTCTCCCTTGGAAAACTGGTCCTGATAGAGCTAGACAAACAGCGTCTCCTACTGTTTCCAGAAGACAACTGGTTCCCAACCAAGGTGGTAGTGAAATCCCCTGAGGGAGACATCTACAACTTTCCCGTCTACCGCTGGAACACTGACAGCGAGGTGCACCGCTTCAGAGAGGGAACAG CTCTGAGAGTCTTTGAAGACGACCATGCTCTTGGCAGGTACGATCGGGAGCAGGAGCTGAAACTGAGAGCGGATGACTATCG CTGGGATGTGTATGCAGAGGGAATACCCCACAACATAAAGACAGACGGCCCACTTTCTCTGCCTGCTGAGGTCCGCTTCTCCTTCACCAAGACCACAGAGTTTCTCTTCGATGTATCCACTGG gATCACTGAGCTGCAACTGAAAGGACTTGCTGATTCCAAGGAGAACTGGCCTGATATAGATGCTCTCAATAGGGTGTTCTGGTTCAAACGGACTGACATATCAG ACTATGTCAAGGAACATTGGAAGGACGACGCTTTTTTTGGCTACCAGTATCTAAATGGTGTCAACCCCATGTTGATCCGACGTTGTTCAACTCTGCCCTGTAACTTTCCTGTTACTAACGACATGGTCTTCATCCATGGTGGGAGTAACTTGGAAGATGAAATTAAG AATGGAAACATATTCCTGTTGGACTACAAAAGTTTGGATGGAATAAAAGCAAACATCATCAATGGGAAGCAGCAGTACCTGATGGCTCCCCTGGTCCTGCTCCACAAAACACCTGATGATAAACTGATGCCAATTGCTATTCAG CTGAAGCAGACTCCAGCAGCTGACAACCCCATCTTCTTTCCTACGGATTCTGAGTACGACTGGTTGACGGCCAAGATTTTCGTGAGAAGTGCAGATTTCAACGAGCATCAACTCAACGTTCACCTGCTGCGCACTCATCTGCTGGCTGAAGTTTTTGCCGTGTCACTGCTGCGCAACATGCCCATGGTGCATCCCCTGTACAAG ctCCTCATAGCTCACACTCGCTACACGCTGCAGATCAACTTCTTGGCTCGACTTGTTCTAATATCTGACAGTGGAGTTTTCTCAAAG TTTGCAGCTTCTGGTGGAGAGGATATGATGCCATTTCTGAAGAAATCACAGAACTCACTGACCTACAGCTCCCTCTGCATACGAGACGACATTGCTGAGCGAGGGATGGAGGATGTGCCGAACTTCTACTACAGGGATGATGGAATCAAGCTTTGGGATATCATCTCCAG GTATGTGAAGGGAATGATCACCTTCTACTACAAGAATGACGATGAGGTCCAGAAAGACTCCGAACTGCAGAAGTGGATTTCGGACATTTTTGAACATGGATTCCTTTCCCAAGCAGAGACAG GAATTCCTCAGAGCTTTGCCACCGTGCCTGAGTTGGTCAAGTTTGTCACCATGGTGATCTTCACTGGCTCAGCACAGCACTCGGCTGTGAACACTGGACAG TATGACTATGGTGGCTGGATGCCCAACACTCCCATCTCCCTGCAACGTCCTCCACCAACCACAAAGGGCACAACAAGCGAGGCCACGATGCTGGAGACGTTCCCTGATGTCGCCACAACAGTTCAGGGAATGTCCACCCTGTGGCTACTTAGCCAGCAGTCCTCTGACTTC GCCCCCCTCGGCCACTGCCCGGAAGAGCATTTCAGTGAGGAGACTGCCGTCGATATGATGAGGGAGTTTCAAGGACAGCTTAAAGTGTTAAGTGCGGTCATCAAAGTCAGAAACCAGAAACTGGAGGTCCCATACACGTACTTGGATCCAGAGGAGGTAGAAAATAGTGTGGCCATTTGA
- the LOC119485289 gene encoding polyunsaturated fatty acid lipoxygenase ALOX15B-like isoform X1 produces the protein MYKIRNQWWYFSQKSSSSKERLGLINSVKMVDYEVTVSTANLAAASTFHNVFIKLVGTDGESDRKWLISLKGALSFSRGAVSTFTVYCPVSIGKLVLIELNKQHLPLFPKDNWFPTKVVVKSPEGDIYSFPVYRWITDREVHRFREGTALTVFEDNHHLGRYSREQELNQREQDYRWDVYAEGIPHCIKTEGPLSLPCEVRFSFTKTTEFLYTASTGLTELQLKGLANCKKNWPDIDSISRVFCCKRTDISDYVQDHWKEDAFFAYQFLNGVNPILIQRCSALPSNFPVTNDMVFIRGQSSLADEMQNGNIFLCDYKSLDGIKPNTINGKKQYLMAPLVLLHKTPDDKLMPIAIQLKQTPAADNPIFFPTDSEYDWLMAKIFVRSADFNEHQLNVHLLRTHLLAEVFAVSLLRNVPMVHPLYKLLIPHIRYTLQINFLARLVLISDSGVFTKFAAAGGEDMTPFLKKSLSSLTYSSLCIGEDIAERGLEDVPNFYYRDDGIKLWDIISRFVQGVLSVYYKNDAEVNKDSELQKWISDIFEHGFLSQAGTGIPQSFTTVAALVKFVTMVIFTGSAQHSAVNTGQYDYGGWMPNTPISLQLPPPTTKGTTSEATMLKTFPDINTTVQGMSTLWLLSKQSSDFVALGQYPEDHFSEEIPRKLIKDFQGELEVLSAAIKVRNKSLDVPYTYMDPMEVENSVAI, from the exons ATGTATAAAATAAGGAATCAGTGGTGGTACTTTTCTCAAAAGAGCAGTTCATCAAAGGAACGTCTTGGTCTCATTAACAG tgtgaaaatggtggattATGAAGTGACCGTATCCACTGCCAATCTTGCCGCTGCCTCCACTTTTCACAATGTCTTCATTAAACTTGTGGGCACAGATGGGGAGAGCGACCGCAAGTGGCTCATAAGCCTCAAAGGGGCTTTGTCCTTCAGCAGAGGAGCA GTGTCTACATTTACCGTGTACTGCCCTGTCTCCATTGGAAAGCTGGTCCTGATAGAGCTAAACAAACAGCACCTCCCACTGTTCCCAAAAGACAATTGGTTCCCAACCAAGGTGGTAGTGAAATCCCCTGAGGGAGACATCTACAGCTTTCCCGTCTACCGCTGGATCACTGACCGTGAGGTGCATCGCTTCAGAGAGGGAACAG ctCTGACAGTCTTTGAAGACAATCATCATCTGGGTAGGTACAGTCGAGAGCAGGAGTTGAATCAGCGAGAGCAAGACTATCG CTGGGATGTGTATGCAGAGGGAATACCCCACTGCATAAAGACAGAAGGCCCACTTTCTCTGCCTTGTGAGGTCCGCTTCTCCTTCACCAAGACCACAGAGTTTCTCTACACTGCATCCACTGG GCTGACTGAGCTGCAACTGAAGGGACTGGCTAATTGCAAGAAGAACTGGCCTGATATTGACTCTATCAGTCGGGTGTTCTGCTGTAAACGGACTGACATATCAG ACTATGTCCAGGATCATTGGAAGGAGGACGCTTTTTTCGCCTACCAGTTTCTGAATGGTGTCAACCCCATTTTGATCCAACGTTGTTCAGCTCTGCCCAGTAACTTTCCTGTTACTAACGACATGGTCTTCATCCGTGGTCAGAGCAGCTTGGCAGATGAAATGCAG aATGGAAACATATTCCTGTGTGACTACAAGAGTTTGGATGGAATAAAACCAAACACCATCAATGGGAAGAAGCAGTACCTGATGGCTCCCCTGGTCCTGCTCCACAAAACACCTGATGATAAACTGATGCCAATTGCTATTCAG CTGAAGCAGACTCCAGCAGCTGACAACCCCATCTTCTTTCCGACTGATTCTGAGTATGACTGGTTGATGGCCAAGATTTTCGTGAGAAGTGCAGATTTCAACGAGCATCAACTCAACGTTCACCTGCTGCGCACTCATCTGCTGGCTGAAGTTTTTGCTGTGTCACTGCTGCGCAACGTGCCCATGGTGCATCCCCTGTACAAG ctCCTGATACCTCACATTCGCTACACGCTGCAGATCAACTTCTTGGCTCGACTTGTTCTAATATCTGACAGTGGAGTTTTCACAAAG TTTGCAGCAGCCGGTGGAGAGGATATGACGCCATTTCTGAAGAAATCCCTGTCCTCACTGACCTACAGCTCCCTCTGCATAGGAGAGGACATTGCTGAGCGTGGGCTGGAGGATGTGCCGAACTTCTACTACAGGGATGATGGAATCAAGCTTTGGGATATCATCTCCAG GTTTGTGCAAGGAGTGCTCAGCGTCTACTACAAGAATGACGCTGAGGTCAACAAAGACTCCGAACTGCAAAAGTGGATTTCGGACATTTTTGAGCATGGATTCCTTTCCCAAGCAGGCACAG GAATTCCTCAGAGCTTTACCACCGTGGCTGCGTTGGTCAAGTTTGTCACCATGGTGATCTTCACTGGCTCAGCACAGCACTCGGCTGTGAACACTGGACAG TATGACTATGGTGGCTGGATGCCCAACACTCCCATCTCCCTGCAACTTCCTCCACCAACAACAAAGGGAACAACAAGTGAGGCCACGATGCTGAAGACGTTCCCTGACATCAACACAACAGTCCAGGGAATGTCCACATTGTGGCTACTCAGCAAGCAGTCATCTGACTTC GTCGCTCTCGGCCAGTACCCAGAAGACCATTTCAGTGAGGAGATTCCTCGCAAGCTGATAAAGGATTTTCAAGGAGAGCTTGAAGTGTTAAGTGCAGCCATCAAAGTCAGAAACAAGAGTCTGGATGTCCCATACACGTATATGGATCCAATGGAGGTAGAAAATAGTGTGGCCATTTGA